One bacterium genomic window, CATGGCTGTGGCTCTTGCCTTTCCATCTGTAGATGCTCTGCCATAAGCCTGGATGGATTTTCCTCTAATGGATTATTCCATCAGCTTGAGAAATCCTGTTGACAGAGGATTATTCCAATGGTATATTTATTTAGTAATGAAAGGGTGAGATAAATTCTAAAAGGAGGTATTATTTATGGCTCTTCTGGCAAGAAAAACAAAAGAACGATTCACCTATGGAGATTATCTGAAATGGTCAGATGAAGAACGGTGGGAACTGATAGATGGGGTAGCTTATGATATGAGCCCCTCTCCTTCAAGAAGGCATCAGGAGGTAGTGGGTAATATATTTACTGAATTCCATAATTATTTAAAAAACAAGCCCTGTGAGGTGTATCTTGCCCCTTTTGATGTCCGATTGCCCAAGGCTGATGAGGCAGAAGAAGAGATAGAAACCGTGGTTCAACCAGATATTGTGGTTGTTTGTGAGCGGAATAAACTTGATGATCGTGGATGTATCGGTGCTCCGGATATCATTATAGAAATCTTATCTCCCTACACTGCCAAAAAAGACCTTATCACCAAATATCATCTATATGAAAGGCATAAAGTCAAACAATATTGGATATTTGACCCAGCCACAGAGGAGGTGGTTATATTTAAACTTAAACAGGATAAGTATGGAGAGCCTGAAGAATATAAAAAACAAGAGAGGATAAAAGTGGACATCTTTGAAGATTTAAAAATAGATTTAAACACCATATTTTCCTCTAGAGAATAAAAAATAAATTTTGTACCTGTTTAAATTGCAAATTGTAAAATGAAAGAGAAATGTTAAATTTTGATGTAGATTCTAATGTCCCCCATGTCCTCCTTTTTCTTCCTCTCCCTCTTTTTCTTCTACTTCCTCTTTCTTCTCTTCTTTATGGGAAGTAGGTTCATGCTTTGCCTTTTCAGCCTCTAACATCTCCTTTATCTTCTTTCTCTCGCTTTCTTTTTTCTTCTTGTATTCCTTTATCCTTTCGCTCTGTTCAAGATAGAGCTTCTTTTCTATAAGGGCCCTTCCCAAAGAGCTATTTGCTCCACCAAAATCTGGGATTAAATAGGAAATCTTTTCTTTTAAGCCAAATTTTCCCTCTCCTACCTCAAGGATTGCCTCTATCCATTCATTGCTCCATTTAAGGCTTGCATTTGGAGAGCGGTAATAGAGAATATATTGTGCTTGGGAGGAAAGGCTTTCTCTGAGAAAAGCA contains:
- a CDS encoding Uma2 family endonuclease, which produces MALLARKTKERFTYGDYLKWSDEERWELIDGVAYDMSPSPSRRHQEVVGNIFTEFHNYLKNKPCEVYLAPFDVRLPKADEAEEEIETVVQPDIVVVCERNKLDDRGCIGAPDIIIEILSPYTAKKDLITKYHLYERHKVKQYWIFDPATEEVVIFKLKQDKYGEPEEYKKQERIKVDIFEDLKIDLNTIFSSRE